Proteins encoded within one genomic window of Rhizobium favelukesii:
- a CDS encoding DUF3008 family protein — translation MPAKSKAQQKAAGAALAAKRGQTPKSRLKGASKEMVDSMSEKQLEEFASTKRRGKPERVSH, via the coding sequence ATGCCCGCAAAATCCAAAGCGCAGCAGAAGGCCGCTGGTGCCGCCCTTGCGGCAAAGCGTGGTCAAACACCGAAGAGCAGGCTCAAAGGGGCATCCAAAGAAATGGTGGACTCCATGAGCGAGAAGCAACTCGAGGAGTTCGCTTCGACAAAACGGCGCGGAAAGCCCGAGCGCGTCTCGCACTAA
- a CDS encoding DUF4174 domain-containing protein, with translation MLKSFIKEIIGASPALYDPCPSLVSFRNKCHVLVLFEGSADDLPELQEEYLANQHEALASRHIALLRVAGGGVFSSFEALADISADQIRADLNGPSPEEFEAILVSPDGAIKFRSRRPVSVQHVMEVIDRLPRNDPVAHA, from the coding sequence ATGCTCAAGTCGTTCATCAAAGAGATCATAGGGGCTTCCCCGGCACTCTACGATCCATGCCCAAGTCTTGTCTCGTTTCGCAACAAGTGCCACGTCCTTGTTCTATTCGAGGGCTCGGCTGATGACCTCCCCGAATTGCAGGAGGAATATCTTGCCAACCAGCATGAAGCGCTGGCATCGCGGCACATTGCGCTTTTGCGTGTCGCCGGCGGCGGCGTTTTCTCCAGTTTCGAAGCCCTTGCTGATATTAGCGCGGACCAGATCCGCGCCGATCTTAACGGTCCTTCGCCTGAGGAATTCGAAGCCATACTCGTCAGCCCTGACGGTGCTATAAAGTTTCGCTCGCGGCGACCAGTCAGCGTTCAGCATGTCATGGAGGTGATCGACAGATTACCTCGCAACGACCCGGTCGCACACGCGTGA